The Calditrichota bacterium genome has a segment encoding these proteins:
- a CDS encoding transposase, translated as MKPRNKTKVGIRAGSGGPRHQARHRKKYSADDKIRIILEGLRGETAIAEICRREGLATGLYYRWSKDFLEAGKKRLQGDIVREANSNDVNELRKENAQLRDLVANFAVKNEVLKKSLRGLDDDLDEL; from the coding sequence ATGAAGCCCAGAAACAAAACCAAGGTCGGCATCCGAGCCGGAAGCGGTGGCCCGCGACATCAAGCGCGTCACCGCAAGAAGTATTCTGCCGATGACAAGATCCGCATCATCCTCGAAGGTCTGCGCGGCGAAACCGCCATCGCTGAAATCTGCCGCCGCGAAGGCCTGGCAACCGGCCTCTACTACCGCTGGTCGAAAGACTTCCTTGAAGCCGGCAAGAAGCGCCTGCAGGGCGACATCGTCCGCGAAGCCAACTCCAATGACGTCAACGAACTGCGCAAGGAGAACGCCCAACTGCGCGATTTGGTCGCCAACTTCGCCGTCAAGAACGAGGTGCTAAAAAAAAGTCTGCGTGGGCTGGACGACGACTTGGACGAACTATGA